One part of the Polycyclovorans algicola TG408 genome encodes these proteins:
- the speD gene encoding adenosylmethionine decarboxylase, whose protein sequence is MTPKPTSNSRLKLLGFNNLTKSLSFNIYDICYARSREEQQAYIEYIDEQYNAERLTSILTEVADIIGAHVLNVAHEDYEPQGASVTMLISEGHLDGLPTPGKKKDKESVVAHLDKSHITVHTYPEIHPDAGISTFRADIDVSTCGKISPLKALNFLIKSFESDIVVMDYRVRGFTRNVRGMKHFIDHNIDSIQNFIAADIKRRYQMVDVNVYQEYIFHTKMCLKELDLDTYLFGEGAADMGAREAKKIRSRVDHEIQEIFYGRNIQR, encoded by the coding sequence CTGACCCCCAAGCCCACCAGCAATTCACGCCTGAAACTGCTGGGCTTCAACAACCTCACCAAGTCGTTGAGCTTCAACATCTACGACATCTGCTATGCGCGCAGCCGTGAGGAGCAGCAGGCTTACATCGAGTACATCGACGAGCAATACAACGCCGAGCGACTCACCAGCATCCTGACCGAAGTGGCCGACATCATCGGTGCGCACGTGCTCAACGTCGCCCACGAGGACTACGAACCGCAGGGCGCGTCAGTGACCATGCTGATCTCCGAAGGTCACCTCGACGGACTGCCGACGCCGGGCAAGAAGAAAGACAAGGAGTCGGTGGTCGCGCACCTTGATAAAAGCCATATCACCGTTCATACCTACCCCGAGATTCACCCGGACGCCGGTATCTCGACCTTCCGCGCCGACATCGATGTGTCGACCTGCGGCAAGATTTCGCCACTGAAGGCGCTGAACTTCCTCATCAAGAGCTTTGAGTCCGACATCGTGGTGATGGACTACCGGGTGCGCGGCTTCACCCGTAACGTGCGCGGCATGAAGCACTTCATCGATCACAACATCGACTCCATCCAGAATTTCATCGCGGCTGACATCAAGCGGCGCTATCAGATGGTCGATGTCAACGTGTATCAGGAGTACATCTTTCATACCAAGATGTGCCTCAAGGAACTCGATCTCGACACCTACCTGTTTGGCGAAGGCGCCGCCGACATGGGCGCCCGCGAAGCGAAGAAAATCCGCTCGCGCGTCGACCATGAGATTCAGGAAATCTTCTACGGCCGCAATATTCAGCGCTAG
- a CDS encoding OsmC family protein, which produces MDAKVTWIEDAAFRVESGSGHSLVVDGPEHIGGRNLGPRPMELMLMSVGACSSVDVVYILKRARQPVVGCQVEVKGTRADTEPAVFTDIHLNFIVSGEGLSEVQVKRAVGLSAEKYCSASIMLGRAGVKMTHSYEIRAS; this is translated from the coding sequence ATGGACGCCAAGGTCACGTGGATTGAGGACGCAGCATTTCGGGTGGAGTCGGGTAGCGGCCATTCGCTGGTCGTCGATGGCCCCGAGCACATCGGCGGTCGTAACCTGGGCCCGCGGCCGATGGAATTGATGCTGATGTCGGTCGGGGCCTGCTCGTCGGTGGACGTGGTCTACATTCTCAAGCGCGCGCGGCAGCCGGTGGTTGGTTGCCAGGTCGAGGTCAAAGGCACGCGTGCCGACACCGAGCCCGCAGTGTTCACCGACATCCATCTGAACTTCATTGTCAGCGGCGAAGGACTCAGTGAGGTGCAGGTGAAACGTGCGGTCGGACTTTCGGCCGAGAAGTACTGCTCGGCCTCGATCATGTTGGGGCGCGCCGGCGTCAAAATGACGCATTCTTATGAGATCAGGGCGTCCTGA
- a CDS encoding cyclic nucleotide-binding domain-containing protein, protein MQAFLQQARKRSVPAKRTLLRSGEAPTQVMWVLEGSLSVALEAADGREVVLGYLNPGDFCGEASLFPDHHLSNTVIRTRRVTLLAEMGAEQFRAFCNEHPETLFEISRHLAAKVHDCGQRIADLALLNVSSRVARTLESLGSSPDATLTARGEVSVNISRQELARHVGCSREMAGRVVKQLEADGVLRTEGRTLILADHSANAQSASAA, encoded by the coding sequence ATGCAGGCTTTCCTTCAGCAAGCACGTAAGCGCAGCGTACCGGCCAAGCGCACGCTCCTTCGATCAGGCGAGGCCCCGACGCAGGTCATGTGGGTGCTCGAGGGCTCGCTGAGCGTGGCCCTGGAAGCCGCCGACGGGCGCGAAGTGGTGCTCGGCTACCTAAACCCCGGCGACTTCTGCGGCGAAGCCAGCCTGTTTCCCGATCATCACCTGTCCAACACGGTGATCCGCACCCGCCGCGTCACGCTACTGGCCGAAATGGGGGCCGAGCAATTCCGGGCGTTCTGCAACGAACACCCCGAGACCCTGTTCGAGATTTCCCGACACCTGGCCGCAAAGGTCCACGACTGCGGACAACGCATCGCCGACCTTGCGCTGCTGAATGTCAGTTCACGCGTCGCCCGCACCCTCGAAAGCCTCGGCAGCAGCCCCGACGCCACCCTCACCGCGCGGGGCGAGGTCTCGGTCAACATCAGCCGCCAGGAACTGGCGCGCCACGTCGGTTGCTCACGCGAGATGGCCGGCCGCGTCGTCAAGCAACTTGAAGCCGACGGCGTGCTGCGCACCGAAGGCCGCACGCTGATTCTTGCTGACCACAGCGCCAATGCGCAGAGTGCCTCCGCAGCCTGA